The following nucleotide sequence is from Hevea brasiliensis isolate MT/VB/25A 57/8 chromosome 7, ASM3005281v1, whole genome shotgun sequence.
CAAgaaaaattttactttttttttggggggaaaggtaaaaaaattcaaaagctaTCTAATTTGTTAATAATTGACATGCAGGGTTACTTGGTGGGAAATGGAGCATCACGCAGCAAATTTGATGGGATCAATGCTCTTCTTTCTTTTACACATGGGATGGGTCTTATCTCGGATGATATTTTTGAGGTGGGAGAGAAACTTTCTTTCCTCCTTTAACTTCTAGTCTCATAGATTTTGCTCACTATTGATGCAATTTTAACTCTTTCAGGAAATTCAAAGTACTTGCAAGGGAAATTATTACAAGCCTACTGCTAATTGCGACACAAGCCTTGGCAAACTAGATAGAGTAAGATAGTTAATGATTATTTAGCTAAAATATATTAAGACTCGAACTCAACATCTAATATTGTAATGCAAACAATCAGGAATTGAAATTGGTGTTTATTCACAACAACATCTAACTACTAAATATATATTATGATTATTTTTCAATGGTAATTAGTCTCTTTCGGGCTTGAACATTTATGATATCCTTGAGCCATGCTACCATGACCCTGAATCGCAACAAAAAGCTCAAGGAAACTCAACTTTGCCTGTTAGCTTCCAGCAATTAGGGGCTACAGACAGGCCTCTCAAGGTAAGAAAGAGAATGTTCGGCCGAGCTTGGCCTCTTTGGGCGCTAGAAAGAGAAGGTCACCTTCCACTGTGGCCTAAACTAGCAGAACAAGGCAGTGTTCCATGTTTTGTAAGTAATTATCCATGCAATGTTACGTAATGCATTTTCGCCTTTTGATACTTTTGAAGTGATTATATTTACGAGTTTGGTTTGCTTCAGAGTGATGAAGTTGCAACTGCATGGCTTAACGATGAATCAGTTAGAAAAGCAATTCATGCTCAGCCAGTAAATGACTTCAATTTTGCTTGTAttgtttcaaaattttctttacttggttatattttacgATTAACATGTGCTCATCAATAATAGAAATCAATTGCTGGTACTTGGGAGCTTTGCACTGATAGAATAGATTATGAATCCTATGTTGGAAGTATGATCCCTTACCACAAGAACTTAACCACCCAAGAATATAGAGCACTCATATACaggtattattttttattttttttatttttttagattattacttgttagtaaagaatttaaaaaataataataataataattttccgCAGTGGAGACCATGATATGTGCGTGCCATTCACTGGGACTCAAGCATGGACTAGATCACTTGGATATAAGATTATTGATGAATGGAGACCTTGGatttccaatgaccaagttgctgGGTAAGTTTCACTAAATGAAATAATGCTCATCAAgatttatttttcctttcttttgggatttttttcctttttaattttgaaTGTGATGGTGATTCAAATTTTAGATTTCACAGCTTTAAAAATATGTCAAATACTATTAAGATCAGTAAAGCTCATTGCTTTCTTTAGATCGTTCTAAATTGTGGATTAATCACCTTTGTTTCAGGTACTTGCAAGGATATGACAACAACCTCACCTTTCTGACCATCAAGGTAAGAGAATTATTATATGGTATTTTTTGCTTAATTATGTTGACTATCTCCTTAGGATTTTTCTTGTTTAGACTTGACCTATCATAAACTCAAGACCTAAGATAtataatgaaattcattaattaaatatatagatttctcatatttatattttcaatttATAATAAACTAGATTTAGACAAGAATTTCCTATTTTGTTATTTGTTATAGCCTGTGCTTATAAGGATATATGGGAAACTCTCATGGTTCAGGGCGCAGGGCATACAGTTCCTGAGTACAAGCCTCGGGAGTCATTGGATTTCTATAGCCGTTGGTTAGATGGGAAGCCAATATAATCTACTGGGAAAAAACTGCCTACGTAATTTTTTAATCAATAGCATTTTGATTTTTCATCTTCTTCTGTTGTACAATTAAAGAAATCAAGTTCCATTTATTTACACaagcaaaaaaattaaaaggaactgttctataaattaaaataagcatTTACATTTtggccctatatatatatatacccaattGAAAAGTTTGATAAGCCAACACCCACCATCATAGACTAGTAGCTGAGTTCAACACAtaaacacaaaagaaaataatacaGTAAAATAAAAAATTCCCCTTCCATGCAATTGCTGAGAAAAGAAGGCATGGAATTGCTTGGGTACCGACTGCAAGAGACATTGATGACTGCAAAAAATTATTCTAAGCATTtgtaggaaaataaaataaataaatgattaGTCATATCAATTTATATGGCACAAAAGTTGACAAAACTTGATATATTTTTTGAATGGCCATTCAAACAGGGGAATCAATTAATCTTCAGTTGTTCATCTATCATTTCACTTGAAATCAAATCAGATTAGATGTGGAAAATAGGATGAAGCTGAGAATGCAAACattgtacttttttttttatgaaattagaAGGTCCGAGTTCATTCCACCAAGAAATTCCGAGTTTGTGATTAGTCATATCAATTAATTGTTTGGTCATTTTGTGGCCGAAAGTTTCTTTTGGAGTGagagaaataatgaaataaaatcattAGTGCTTCCCAACTGGACGATGAACACTCGTCAAGCCAAAAGTGAATGGCAGAATAACAAAATTTCAGAAACACAAAATTAtgggtaaattattttttttttttaatttttaactaaaaCTTATTgtgttttttaaaattaaattcttttatttttctataaaaaaaattaatcaatttgaatatttatatttttttaatctctatatttttatCTATACATACAattctttttattaaaattaaaataagttaattaacgTTTTCTTTAACTTGAAgactaaatagtttaattttataaaataaaagacttttttaattaattttttaaaaaataaaaactaaataattaattttaattaaatacaaGAATTTAATAGTAATTTATTCTAAAATATAGCATTTTTATTTTTGACACCAGAGATGGTCACTAGATCAGTTTCAGTTTAATGTTCGATCAAATTCAACGGTTGAAATTAACAGAAAGAAAAATATTCAGATTATGTCCAAAGTAAAACCTATTGATTCTGATGTAATTCAAGACTGATTTTGATTAAACCAATTTTAATCAATTTCAACTTCAAATTCGACCCATTCAGCTATGATTCGGATCTCATTTTAGCAATTTGGAGATCCACATAAAACTATGAAAAATCCAGGGAACATCAAGAGAGTGAAAAGCCCAGCAAAGGATGGGACCTGATGACAATATGGTTTCCAGTATTTTTGCAGTCAAAAACTCGAAAGCTAAAAAGATTTGTAATGTAGGGCAAATTGGTTTTGCTTTCTAACCTCAAATATAGATATGATGCATTCTATCAGccaatttctaccacaagttggCCACTTGGGGTTTGATAGAACAACAATGAGGCAGTTGCTTTCTCCTGttaaatagtgaaaaaaaaaaaaaaaaaaaaactcttatgagCTAGGAAAAAAATATGCTGTGCGAGATGCATAAAGAGTTCACATCTGAACAtcacattatcaaagaaaaatcaaGTTGAAACTTGAAGGATGCGTCATTGTCACAAAATTATAATCAACACGAACAAAACCAACAGATCACACCCAAAAAGAAAATAGACGGAGAGTTGgatttacaaaattccaattctacCCACACTAGAGAGAGAAAGGATGATTTCCCAGACACACTAATATAGCTGGGCCAACCTCTCCTGTCCAAATTTATCATTTAATGGCCCTACAACTTTTTTTCCCTGCTTCTGTCGACAAATAAACCAAACAGaaataaggaaaagaaagaatagaaattaattaagaaaatccAGGACTAACAAAACCTTTCTTTTGTCATTTCCGAGTCATTGTCTCTCCAGCAGCCTTCTTGTCTTCCTTTCCAGGCACAAACCTTGGCAAATTTAACAGGGTGTTGACACGAGAAACTCCTTCTAGCGCAGACCACTCTATCCCCGATTCCAATTGCATTTCATCTTGCTTCGAGGAATCCTCTTCTGCACTTCCATCTAAGAGTGCCTCTTTCCCAGTCCGCACAGTACCTGAGCGGGCCAATCCTGTCGGACCAGAGAGATCACCCTCTTTCTGATTGTCAATGTCAGTTTGATCCACTGAAGTAGGCTGCTGCTCTTTTGTATTAGCGTTGGATGCAGTGGATAAATTGCTAGTGCCAAGGAAGAGGCAAACTACAGCACAATCATCCACTTTGGAAGTTGGATACTTGCATCTCCAAGCTCGAACTGCTGACTCAACCAAGGCTCTCGCTGCAGAAGAACGTGCTGGGGCTGATGCTACAATGTCTACCACTTCTTTATTTGAGAGAACATCCCAAATCTACATAACACAAAACACAATTACATCccaataaaatgaaaaatgcagAAAGTTAAATTCATTCAACAATGAGAGAGACATGCCATGGTAGAACCAATTCTTACCCCATCAGTGGCCAAAACTATAAACTCATCCTTATCGGTCAGGCGCCGGAAGGATATATCAGGCACAGAGATAAGGCCAAAATCCTTCAGGCAAAAATCTCCAAAAGCTCGTGCCATGGCAAGGCCAGGAGAGTCATTGTTTGGTAGCCAGACCCTAGCTACCTCAGGTTCATCCTGAAGAGCAAAAACGCGCCCTTTACACTTCCTAATTCTTTCCGCTTCCGCTTTAAGAACCAATAGTGAGTGAGAGAAGGAAAGGGGAAAAAAGCACATTAATAAAAGCTAAAAAGGAGGACCACAAGATCTAGCAAGAAATCATATTACAGTTTTTAATCACAGAAACATATTTTCCATTTCAACACCGCAGATCTCATTTAAGCCTCTTGCCAAACATTGTCAAAGTTAACTCCCTTGCATGGATGTGCCATGAACTCATGCAATCCTCAAGTTCCCACTCATCCTCCAGCCTACACTTAGAATCACTATTATAATTGACCTTTTCTGTGCTATCACGGTTCTCAGTGCATGTGTATCCCAGGTCATAGACCATTATGCTCACTTGGTTTTCTCTTCGCATATAATCAATTTAAACCACATGTGACTTAGCATCCTCCAATATCACTTTGTTTGCTTTTTCTCTCAGATAAATCATAAAATGTTGAAGTACATTGAAGTTCTCATCCAGTGAATCAAATACACAAAACAATAATTTATGGAATCTCAGACATCAAGAAATATCAGTTGCACTCAGAATATAGGAATATGGAAGTGTATCCTGCATGTTAAAAATTAGGATACTTTAAACATTTTGTTCATTACCACCTGCCTAGACATTCTAGTTCTATTGCACTGCAATTCCCAATAATAATAGACACCACAAAGAAAAGAGGTGGAAGAAGAAACTAAATAAAAGAGAGAACAAAATCTATCACGCAGTCAATCAATGGACAATAGACAATACAGACAGAAAGACATACAGATATGAGAAAGTGGAATCAAGAAATTCCTGGACTGGTTTCTGACTACTCATCTAATGTCTTGACAAAGAAGGTGATTTGATCAGAAATGACTGAGTTGGTCATAATATCAAGTTTCTTTCAACCCTCAAAAAGTTAGGATTTTAACCTGCTATTCCACTATGATTGTTCAGCAAAATATGCGATACAGATTTAGAAGCTTACAAGGGGAAACTGCATATTTCATATCTGCAAAGTAAAATCTTACAAAAGAAAAACTAGGCTTTTAGTCATGAAAAGAGTTAATATTAGCATGAGGCATGTGCATTAGTGCACAAAAGAAGCAACTATGAATTCTTGTCCCTTCTACATAATGGATTAATGTGTTTTCCCTTGCCTAGCAAATACAGTATTTTGTACAGGACACCAATGATCATTTTCAGTAGAAGAAGAACAGTTGGTCAGAACATGTTATTATACAAGAAAGCAAGGGTGGAAAGCTACCTGGAAGATTTGGTTTGAGATCAACGGTCAACTGAACTGCAACAAGAGAGTCATCCTTGTCCCTTGTACCCAGTACAGCCCTGGAGTCCCCAACATTACCGACGACAAGATACTGGCCCTATACAAACAGCCAAGCAATCATTATCGAGAAGGATATATCACAATTTTAAAAACATACAAAATACATGTTTGATGATGCAATATGAACCTGCTTGATCAATGTAACTGCTGTAGTCCCACTGCAAAAGCAATCAATATTTGTGTGCACTTTCAGTTCCCTGTCCATGACTTTGAAAGCCTTGAGAAATGACTCTTTCAGTGTCTGAAAAAAATCTGGATGCTTTTCAGTGTCCTCAAGATCAACAGAAGCCCTAGATTCTTCATCAGCAGATATGAAAGCAGTGTCTTCAGAATTCATGCTTCCAGTAGTATTAAGGCTAATCTCTTTGAGAACATCCTCACTAGTTATATTGACTTCCCAATGAGCACTCAGTCTTAAGGGAAGGTGATCCCTCACTCTTTTAGCAACCATATGACCATAAGGACCATGGCCATCAAAAACTCCACAAAATACTGTATCTGTCCTTGATCCAAAGTTCTGGAAATACACACTTTCAGCATGGtaagaaaaaaattttctacTTTTCAAATACAAGCGCATTGCGATTGTTATACATTATATTTTAATACAGTGAAGAGAGATATATATTAATAGCTTATATAATCATCTAATTTTACAAGCATGAAAAGCGTAAATGCATAAAGCATAAAGCATGAAGAAACTTTCAGTTCAATCTCATCATTTGCTTTCAATTTACCAAACAAAAGTTAAAATCACATCTTTTATTGTATAAACATAATTCTGACAGAGCCAGCATTTCAAAATTATCGTCAGCAATCAGTGTCTTCAACACACTTATCACTATCTGGCAGGAGGATATTCTTCCATGCACCATGTGTAATGAAACCAATAAATGCaattacaaaaagaaaaaaaaatcaatcacaaaaagaaaaaaaaaatcaattcattGATTAGCTTGCAGGAAGAAACCACAAAGATACATTGATATAACAGGATAAAATGAATAAAGAAAAGAATGAAATCCTgtgcaataaataaataaataataaatcatTTGGGTTTTGATATGTATGGCAGGAACTTGATGCACAAAGAGGTGAACTAAATCTTTCATTGCATGATGAACACAATTTTTCCTTAGCAAATTTGCAAAAGGAACCCAAACCAGAAAGAAAAAACAGGGTTCAAACAGTCACCATATATTTAAGATTGGGTGAAGCAACAAAATCTTTTGGTAATATCCCAAAAGAATGGGAGCAATAAAGAAAATTCTACTGATAGATTGACTACACAAGCGGCTGAATCAAGAGCAAACGGTTATTTAATaaacataatatttttataacttCATGTTTGCAAAGTTAACCATTAAACACAGAGAAACTAAATGAAAAATccatttgatttccaatcagaccaTCTGAATGATAATAAAATCCCATGAAAATGAACCAAACTATGTAAAGGAAAAGCTAACCTCCCAAACAATCATGGCATCTTGATTGGTCCCTTTCTTGCCCTGTTGGGTAAACAGTGAAGCAGTATCGCTCGACCCATTCAAGAACAACCTCCCCGGAATCCGATGAAGTGGCTCTTCCCTCCTATAGTCAAAAGAAGAATTCCGTGACCCTGGTCGCTTCTTCgagttcttcctcttccttatCCCAAAAGCAGGAGAGGAAGGCGTACCAGGGCGAGGGCTCCTGCTTTCTGCAGACAAGCAGGACCCCATCCTGAGGGCCCTGATAATATTTAATATGCACTCCAGACCAGCCAGACAATAGCAACCACTATTCTCAGAAGATGGATCCGTAAGAACTGATTGGTGAAGAACCGATAAATCCTTTGGAAGTCAGAGCCCAGTGATGCAATCAATCAACCAAATTCACCCTTATATTGATCAAACAACAATCTGTAAGAAGATCAATACAAAAACTTTTAAGCACTGGAATAAGAATCAGAGAGAGAATCTAGACAAAATCTTTCGGAATTGAAAGCCTAGTTATTGAACTTGTTCCTTAATTAGGTATCAAACTCTTAAAAAACAAAGAATCTATGAGCAAATTGCAACATACCCTATTGAATTCACAGACCGATAATCAAACTCTAGCTTAGATTTGCCTTAAAGCCACAACTAAATGCTAGAATTAGGCAATTCACcgagaagaaataaaaaaaggaaatgaaTTTGCCAAAGCTTTTTAATTCCTACAGAAGTAAAAATACACCTTTTAATGACACTTTTTTTTATTCAACCAGCGATAATGGATAAGAATATTcactccctcttttccattttttatttataaattcataataaaaggtaaaaaaaaaaagcatatatattatatattaaaaagatCAGATCTATCACACTTTTACAATCTTAAAATGCGAGAAAATCCCCTTAATCAAAAGGCATTTATTTGACAATTGATGCCCACCAACCTCGATCCTAATTCCAATCTTCACTGGTGCGCCCAACACAACAATTCTTGTTCAGATCAAGCCTTATGGATGGAGAATGAAGCAAAAACCAATTGAAATAGGAAAAAACAAGTCAATgatgcaataaaaaaaaaataattcaagaCAAAGGAGAAGAATTCAAAGCTGGGCATTAAAAGAACATGCTCGGGGACGCCAAGACAAAAGACAAGAATGATTAGATAGTAAAATTTGGAGATAGAGAGAGATTGAATATTGCGGAGGGAGTGAATCTGttttagagagagagaaagagagcaaGAGTGTATGTGGGTAAGGCAACCAGAAATGAGGAAGGGTAGCAGAAATCAATTAGGAGAAATAATAGGAACCACCAAGagcaaagagaagaagaagaaacttgCATAAAAACCGTTCTTAATAATgacttagagagagagagagagagagagagagagagagagagagagagagaattctaGAGAGAGAAAGTGTGGTCTCTCCCTTCTCTGTCACTTTCACAAGCTTCAGATACGGCAAAGAGCTTCCGAGAGAGGAGAGATGTTCCTGCTATCCGAATTTCGATATTTCGATAAATAGAGTTATTATTTACTAATTAACTATGGATTATCTACCAttcaattttctttaatttaataaaaaaaaaataagaacatGTGAGTTGCTTTAGATATGGGTCTGATCCTCTGATCCGATTATAATTCATTTAATCAAaatcattttatttaataaaaataaatcaacattaaaattataataattttaataaaatttttatttttatataatatatatatatatatatatatatatatatattatattttatatttgagtCTAATACTCTAATTCATAATTAGATTATAATCTATTTAATTATaatcattttatttaataaaaattaattattgttaaaattataataattttaataaaatttttatttttatataatatatatatatatatatattatattttatatttgagtCTAATACTCTAATTCATAATTAGATTATAATCCATTTAATTATaatcattttatttaataaaaattaattattattaaaattataataattttaataaaatttttatttttatataatttacagGAATACATATTTCACATTTGatgtgaaattttaaaaaatcaattcttaaatatgTTTGACCCATTGGAGATTGATATTTTAAAATCTTACATTAATTATAGAGTGTGTTATATAGTCTTAATCAATTTAgtctaattttatataaaattaaatttctcactttttaaaaaaattaaaattaaaatcggCCTAATAAATAAATACAAATAAAATCAGAATGAGAACTAAATTAAGAATATAGCCACTAATTTTGACTCAAAATTGATCCCTAGCTTAGGCTAATGTATATCGAATGGGGTGGAAATAGAAATTTTGTAGTGATATTCTATTTTCATTTGgccattttaaaaaaattatatttatatataaattaaatatttaaaagaaatcAATGTTGAAGGGTTGTTGATGGTTGACTTTGACCGAAACTCCATTTTCTATTTCCATGATTTACAAGATCCACATATGTTTATTATTTAACTAAAAAttatcatttagtctttttactctaataaaattaattatttaaattttttatttttaaaaaaaattaattaattaatcattgatttttgtttttgtaaaatataatttttgtttTGGT
It contains:
- the LOC110659910 gene encoding serine carboxypeptidase 1 codes for the protein MVIDNLNLATFCMILLLAFTEAAPKGSLVTRLPGFNGNFPSKHHSGYLSFDQKNLFYYFIVSERNPLKDPVVLWLNGGPGCSSFDGFVYEHGPFNFEEGKPKGSPPKLHLNPYSWSKVSNIIYLDSPCGVGLSYSINTTKYITGDQQTAVDTHTFLLKWLELYPEFVTNPFYIAGESYAGIYVPTLASEVVKGIKAGKKPIINFKGYLVGNGASRSKFDGINALLSFTHGMGLISDDIFEEIQSTCKGNYYKPTANCDTSLGKLDRSLSGLNIYDILEPCYHDPESQQKAQGNSTLPVSFQQLGATDRPLKVRKRMFGRAWPLWALEREGHLPLWPKLAEQGSVPCFSDEVATAWLNDESVRKAIHAQPKSIAGTWELCTDRIDYESYVGSMIPYHKNLTTQEYRALIYSGDHDMCVPFTGTQAWTRSLGYKIIDEWRPWISNDQVAGYLQGYDNNLTFLTIKGAGHTVPEYKPRESLDFYSRWLDGKPI
- the LOC110659909 gene encoding probable protein phosphatase 2C 33, translated to MGSCLSAESRSPRPGTPSSPAFGIRKRKNSKKRPGSRNSSFDYRREEPLHRIPGRLFLNGSSDTASLFTQQGKKGTNQDAMIVWENFGSRTDTVFCGVFDGHGPYGHMVAKRVRDHLPLRLSAHWEVNITSEDVLKEISLNTTGSMNSEDTAFISADEESRASVDLEDTEKHPDFFQTLKESFLKAFKVMDRELKVHTNIDCFCSGTTAVTLIKQGQYLVVGNVGDSRAVLGTRDKDDSLVAVQLTVDLKPNLPAEAERIRKCKGRVFALQDEPEVARVWLPNNDSPGLAMARAFGDFCLKDFGLISVPDISFRRLTDKDEFIVLATDGIWDVLSNKEVVDIVASAPARSSAARALVESAVRAWRCKYPTSKVDDCAVVCLFLGTSNLSTASNANTKEQQPTSVDQTDIDNQKEGDLSGPTGLARSGTVRTGKEALLDGSAEEDSSKQDEMQLESGIEWSALEGVSRVNTLLNLPRFVPGKEDKKAAGETMTRK